A DNA window from Xanthomonas campestris pv. campestris str. ATCC 33913 contains the following coding sequences:
- a CDS encoding terminase ATPase subunit family protein, with amino-acid sequence MQSVATQLPMDTRRQAKFLYWMGWRVTEIAQAIGENEKTVHSWKSRDEWDRADNVERIGGALEARLVVLIMKPEKSGGDFKEIDLLHRQLERQARIQRYQGGGNEADLNPAVANRNAAPKKKPKRNDFTEEQVEQLTTAFIDGCFDYQRDWYRASNERTRIILKSRQVGATFYFAREALIDALTTGRNQIFLSASKAQAHLFRGYMQQFVRETIDETLSGGDSIVFPNGAELFFLGTNARTAQGYHGNFYFDEFFWTYGFNELNKVASGMAMHKKWRKTYFSTPSSMAHEAYTFWTGERRNKGKPAAQRIQVDVSHDALAGGRRCQDRAWRQIVNILDAQRRGCDLFDIDELREEYSPDAFANLLMCEFVDDGASIFPLAMLQPCMVDSWVEWGQDYKPFAARPYGDRAVWIGYDPAETGDTAGLVVLAPPQQPGGKFRLLERIQFRGMDFAKQAAEIERITRRYWVTYIGIDTTGMGSGVAQLVKQFFPNLVTFSYSPEVKTRLVLKAFDVIHNGRLEFDAGWTDVAQSLMAIRKTMTASGRQSTFTAGRSEETGHADLAWALFHALQNEPLEGRTARNSGFMEIS; translated from the coding sequence ATGCAAAGCGTTGCCACCCAGCTCCCGATGGATACCCGCAGACAGGCCAAGTTCCTGTACTGGATGGGATGGCGCGTGACCGAAATTGCGCAGGCCATCGGCGAGAACGAGAAGACTGTACACAGCTGGAAGTCGCGTGACGAGTGGGATCGCGCAGACAATGTTGAGCGCATCGGTGGTGCACTGGAAGCGCGCCTGGTCGTGCTGATCATGAAGCCGGAAAAGTCCGGCGGCGACTTCAAAGAAATCGATCTGCTGCATCGGCAGTTGGAGCGCCAGGCGCGCATCCAGCGCTACCAAGGCGGCGGCAACGAGGCCGATCTGAATCCGGCTGTGGCGAATCGCAATGCCGCGCCGAAGAAGAAGCCCAAGCGCAACGACTTCACTGAGGAACAGGTCGAGCAGCTGACCACGGCGTTCATCGACGGCTGCTTCGATTACCAGCGCGACTGGTACCGGGCCAGCAATGAGCGCACCCGCATCATCCTCAAGTCGCGCCAGGTCGGTGCAACGTTTTACTTCGCCCGTGAGGCGCTGATCGATGCACTCACCACCGGGCGCAATCAGATTTTCCTGAGCGCCTCCAAGGCGCAGGCGCATCTGTTTCGCGGCTACATGCAGCAGTTCGTGCGCGAGACGATCGACGAGACGCTCTCCGGCGGCGATAGCATCGTGTTCCCTAACGGCGCCGAGCTGTTCTTCCTGGGCACCAATGCGCGCACCGCGCAGGGCTACCACGGCAATTTCTATTTCGATGAGTTCTTCTGGACCTACGGGTTCAACGAATTGAACAAGGTCGCCAGCGGCATGGCGATGCACAAGAAGTGGCGCAAGACCTACTTCAGTACGCCATCGAGCATGGCGCACGAGGCCTACACGTTCTGGACCGGCGAGCGCCGCAACAAGGGCAAGCCGGCCGCGCAGCGGATCCAGGTCGATGTCTCGCACGATGCACTGGCCGGCGGGCGCCGCTGCCAGGACCGCGCCTGGCGGCAGATCGTCAACATCCTCGACGCCCAGCGCCGTGGCTGCGACCTGTTCGACATCGACGAGCTGCGCGAGGAATACAGCCCGGACGCGTTCGCCAACTTGTTGATGTGCGAGTTCGTCGACGACGGCGCCAGCATCTTCCCGCTGGCGATGCTGCAGCCGTGCATGGTCGACAGCTGGGTCGAGTGGGGCCAGGACTACAAGCCGTTCGCCGCGCGCCCCTACGGCGATCGCGCGGTGTGGATCGGCTACGACCCGGCCGAGACGGGCGACACCGCCGGTCTGGTCGTGCTGGCACCACCGCAGCAACCCGGCGGCAAGTTCCGGCTGCTGGAGCGGATCCAGTTCCGGGGCATGGACTTCGCCAAGCAGGCGGCCGAGATCGAGCGCATCACGCGCCGCTACTGGGTGACCTACATCGGCATCGACACCACAGGCATGGGCAGTGGCGTGGCGCAGCTGGTGAAGCAGTTCTTCCCGAATCTGGTCACCTTCAGCTACTCGCCCGAGGTCAAGACCCGCCTGGTGCTCAAGGCGTTCGATGTGATCCACAACGGGCGGCTAGAGTTCGACGCCGGCTGGACCGACGTGGCGCAGTCGTTGATGGCTATCCGCAAGACCATGACGGCCAGCGGCCGCCAGTCCACCTTCACCGCTGGCCGCTCGGAAGAGACCGGCCATGCGGACCTGGCGTGGGCACTGTTCCACGCGCTGCAGAACGAACCGCTGGAAGGACGCACCGCGCGCAACTCCGGCTTCATGGAGATCTCTTGA
- a CDS encoding GPO family capsid scaffolding protein — translation MSAKAKKFRSNWFRVAVEGATTDGRTIQRSWIDDMAATYNRETYGARIWIEHMRSLLPDSPFRAYGDVTAVKAEEVEIDGTKRLALFAQIEPTADLITINKSKQKLYTSIEVQEKFANTGKAYLVGLAVTDSPASLGTSMLSFASQNPDANPLADRKQSPGNLFTVAEETALEFSEVSEGPVANLLSRIRTALKSEDATSITAEQFAELGEGVEEIAEHVRGQDERFNRLQAEHAEQKTKHEQLANDLAQLRESLSQQPDPAQPARPVVTGGGVAVLTDC, via the coding sequence ATGTCGGCCAAGGCCAAGAAGTTCCGTTCCAACTGGTTCCGCGTGGCCGTCGAAGGCGCCACCACCGATGGCCGCACGATTCAGCGCAGCTGGATCGACGACATGGCCGCCACCTACAACCGCGAGACCTACGGTGCGCGCATCTGGATCGAGCACATGCGCAGCCTGCTGCCGGACTCGCCGTTCCGCGCGTATGGCGATGTCACCGCCGTCAAAGCCGAAGAGGTCGAGATCGACGGAACCAAGCGCCTGGCGCTGTTTGCACAGATCGAGCCGACCGCCGACCTGATAACCATCAATAAGTCCAAGCAGAAGCTCTACACCAGCATCGAGGTGCAGGAGAAGTTCGCCAATACCGGCAAGGCGTATCTGGTCGGCCTGGCCGTGACCGATTCACCGGCCAGCCTGGGCACCTCCATGCTCAGCTTCGCTAGCCAAAACCCCGACGCCAATCCGCTGGCCGATCGTAAGCAGTCACCGGGCAACCTGTTCACCGTCGCCGAAGAAACCGCGCTGGAATTTAGCGAAGTCAGCGAAGGTCCGGTCGCCAACCTGCTGAGCCGGATCCGCACCGCGCTCAAGAGCGAGGACGCCACCAGCATCACCGCCGAGCAGTTCGCAGAGCTTGGCGAAGGCGTCGAAGAGATCGCCGAGCACGTGCGCGGCCAGGACGAACGCTTCAACCGCCTGCAGGCCGAACACGCCGAGCAGAAGACCAAGCACGAACAGCTGGCAAACGACCTGGCACAGCTGCGCGAGTCGCTCTCGCAGCAGCCCGACCCCGCACAGCCCGCACGCCCGGTGGTCACCGGCGGCGGCGTGGCCGTGCTGACCGACTGCTGA
- a CDS encoding phage major capsid protein, P2 family, producing the protein MQNATRLQFNQFAEQIAKLNGITSAFHSFAVDPTVQQKLETRMQESSEFLSKINIIPVDELSGQKVGIGVTGSIASRTDTGAGKTRTPRNVAALDKNEYVAKKTDFDTAIPYALLDAWAKFPDFQARLRDAIVKRQALDRLQIGFNGTHAAADTDRAAFPLLEDVNIGWMQQYRTNAAQRVLASGKTAGKMVIGAGDGADYRNLDALVFDVVSNLLDPWHRKDPSLVVVLGRDLMHDKYFPMVNKDQAASEKIATDLILSQRRVGGLQVAEVPYLPDGALMVTSLANLSIYYQTGGRRRYIQEVPARDRIENYESSNDAYVVEDYGLGCVVEHIEIEA; encoded by the coding sequence ATGCAAAACGCCACCCGCCTGCAGTTCAATCAGTTCGCCGAGCAGATCGCCAAGCTCAATGGCATCACTTCCGCGTTCCATTCCTTCGCCGTCGATCCGACCGTGCAGCAGAAGCTGGAAACGCGCATGCAGGAATCCAGCGAGTTCCTGTCCAAGATCAACATCATCCCGGTGGACGAATTGTCCGGCCAAAAGGTGGGCATCGGCGTCACTGGCAGCATTGCCAGCCGCACCGACACCGGCGCCGGCAAGACCCGCACCCCGCGCAACGTCGCCGCGCTCGACAAGAACGAATACGTCGCCAAGAAGACCGACTTCGATACCGCGATTCCGTATGCGCTGCTCGATGCGTGGGCCAAATTCCCGGACTTCCAGGCGCGCCTGCGCGATGCGATCGTCAAGCGTCAGGCACTGGACCGTCTGCAGATTGGCTTCAACGGCACGCACGCCGCCGCCGACACCGACCGCGCCGCGTTCCCGTTGCTGGAAGACGTCAACATCGGTTGGATGCAGCAGTACCGCACCAACGCTGCCCAGCGCGTGCTGGCCAGCGGCAAGACGGCAGGCAAGATGGTCATCGGCGCCGGCGATGGTGCGGACTACCGCAACCTCGACGCACTGGTGTTCGATGTGGTGAGCAACCTGCTGGATCCGTGGCACCGCAAGGATCCGAGCCTGGTCGTGGTGCTCGGCCGCGACCTGATGCACGACAAGTATTTCCCGATGGTCAATAAGGACCAGGCGGCCAGCGAGAAGATCGCCACCGACCTGATTCTGAGCCAGCGCCGCGTCGGCGGCCTGCAGGTGGCCGAGGTGCCGTACCTGCCGGACGGCGCGCTGATGGTCACCTCGCTGGCGAACCTGTCGATCTACTACCAGACCGGCGGCCGTCGTCGTTACATCCAGGAAGTGCCCGCCCGCGATCGCATCGAGAACTACGAGTCCTCCAACGATGCCTACGTGGTCGAAGACTACGGCCTGGGCTGCGTGGTCGAGCACATCGAGATCGAGGCCTAA
- the gpM gene encoding phage terminase small subunit, which yields MADSPAKRHHSRVLAELEAAQRAPHQLMAGATAYEQHMAQLQSDRLRLKQIQSTQGKAALKVQLLPTYVPYLAGVLAGGQGAQDEIVMTCMVWRIDAGDYAGALELGAYVLKHNLQMPDRFSRTVGCVLAEEIAEAALSAQKTGQPFDAAVLADTATLTAEQDMPDEVRAKLHLALARASLAGITDETPADQAQPIAAAAVADLQRAIALHGSCGGKKDLERAERLLKKFSVEPAGTNA from the coding sequence ATGGCTGACAGTCCCGCCAAGCGCCACCACAGCCGCGTGCTCGCCGAGCTGGAAGCCGCCCAGCGCGCACCGCACCAGCTGATGGCCGGTGCAACGGCCTACGAGCAGCACATGGCGCAGCTGCAGAGCGATCGCCTGCGGCTGAAGCAGATCCAGTCCACCCAAGGCAAGGCTGCGCTCAAGGTGCAGCTGCTGCCGACCTACGTGCCGTATCTGGCCGGCGTGCTGGCCGGCGGCCAGGGCGCGCAGGACGAGATCGTCATGACCTGCATGGTGTGGCGCATTGATGCCGGCGACTATGCCGGCGCGCTGGAGCTGGGCGCCTATGTGCTCAAGCACAACCTGCAGATGCCCGACCGCTTCTCCCGCACGGTCGGCTGCGTGTTGGCCGAAGAGATTGCCGAGGCGGCGCTGTCTGCACAGAAGACCGGCCAACCGTTCGACGCGGCCGTCTTGGCCGACACAGCCACGCTGACCGCCGAGCAGGACATGCCCGACGAGGTGCGCGCCAAGCTGCACCTGGCACTGGCACGCGCATCGCTGGCGGGCATCACCGATGAGACGCCTGCCGACCAGGCGCAGCCCATCGCCGCTGCCGCTGTGGCCGACCTGCAGCGCGCCATCGCACTGCACGGCAGCTGCGGCGGCAAGAAGGATCTGGAGCGCGCCGAGCGCCTCTTGAAGAAGTTCAGCGTTGAGCCTGCAGGCACCAACGCATAA
- a CDS encoding head completion/stabilization protein: protein MSGFTATGTTSATPDAIANATFWPAIAPATVRASMRLDGTVTDARLRHAIVAAMLAVNDALQTWADAQQAAGYAVLADVPSTTVDGISRRVQLYLRAVACATAVEVTERYRSFDATDSANQRADDLSPSITELRRDQRWAVRDLQNLPRSTVELI from the coding sequence ATGAGCGGATTCACTGCCACCGGCACCACCAGCGCCACGCCTGATGCGATCGCCAATGCAACGTTTTGGCCCGCGATCGCACCGGCGACTGTGCGGGCGAGCATGCGCCTGGATGGCACCGTGACCGATGCGCGTCTGCGCCACGCCATCGTCGCCGCAATGCTCGCGGTCAACGATGCGCTGCAGACGTGGGCAGACGCGCAACAGGCCGCCGGCTACGCGGTATTGGCCGACGTGCCCAGCACGACCGTCGATGGAATCTCGCGCCGCGTACAGCTTTACCTACGCGCCGTTGCGTGTGCCACCGCCGTTGAGGTGACAGAGCGTTACCGCAGCTTCGATGCCACCGACAGCGCAAATCAGCGCGCCGATGACCTGTCACCGAGCATCACCGAGCTACGCCGCGACCAGCGCTGGGCCGTGCGCGATCTGCAGAACCTACCGCGCAGCACGGTGGAGCTCATCTGA
- a CDS encoding tail protein X, with translation MRVHAMQGDTVDLLCWRHLGSTAGLVERTYLLNPGLAELGAVLPHGTPVELPEVTTTTAAMTPLVQLWD, from the coding sequence ATGCGCGTGCACGCCATGCAAGGCGACACCGTCGACCTGCTGTGCTGGCGCCACCTGGGCAGCACGGCCGGCCTGGTCGAGCGCACCTATCTCCTCAATCCCGGCCTGGCCGAACTGGGCGCCGTGCTCCCGCACGGCACGCCGGTGGAGTTGCCCGAGGTAACCACCACCACAGCGGCGATGACGCCGCTTGTGCAGCTATGGGACTGA
- a CDS encoding phage holin family protein: protein MTEPTSVSSGFLIATGVGLASVLPGIDGDALIGAFAGGALFVVSAAKQPLLARLIYFPVSVIAGYQLAPEILRWLPIKSSGVAAFASAACAITVTLGLIEKSKSFDFSFLRRGGPPSA from the coding sequence ATGACCGAACCCACCTCCGTATCGAGCGGCTTTTTGATCGCCACCGGTGTGGGCCTTGCCTCCGTGCTGCCTGGCATCGACGGCGATGCGCTGATCGGCGCCTTCGCCGGCGGCGCGCTGTTCGTGGTGTCCGCCGCCAAGCAACCGCTGTTGGCGCGGCTGATCTATTTCCCGGTGAGCGTGATCGCCGGCTACCAGCTGGCGCCGGAAATCCTGCGCTGGTTGCCGATCAAGTCCAGTGGCGTGGCCGCCTTCGCCAGCGCGGCGTGCGCGATCACCGTCACGCTGGGCCTGATCGAAAAGAGCAAGTCCTTCGACTTTTCCTTCCTACGTCGTGGAGGTCCGCCCAGTGCATAG
- a CDS encoding phage holin family protein → MHSLVTVLTLMASLAICVRLLTYHRPVDARHRRGAGWCAWLLIASTGGQALHILLAGAGSQVSLWHLGTLIVLAVLTYRAQGNVARILKVD, encoded by the coding sequence GTGCATAGCCTGGTCACCGTCCTGACGTTGATGGCCTCGCTCGCCATCTGCGTCCGCCTGCTTACCTACCACCGGCCCGTCGATGCGCGCCATCGACGCGGCGCGGGCTGGTGCGCGTGGTTGCTGATCGCCAGCACCGGCGGCCAGGCGCTGCACATCCTGCTGGCCGGCGCCGGCTCGCAAGTCAGTCTCTGGCACCTGGGCACGTTGATCGTGCTGGCGGTGCTCACCTACCGCGCCCAGGGCAATGTGGCGCGCATCCTGAAGGTCGATTGA
- a CDS encoding glycoside hydrolase family 19 protein codes for MFTDTQLASIMQCSPQRAQRWHGPLLAAANRFGITTKRRAAHWLGQVGHESLSLSRMEEGLTYTTSARLLEVFGTRITPAQAPKFLRNPVGLANFVYADRLGNGNTASGDGHRYRGRGPMQHTFRGNYRRIGELIGLPVEEQPDLLLQVEPSALGAAAYWHDNGLNVLADTGDVLGLGRKINLGNVRAKRLPEGHSDRVTRTQRALQILGVS; via the coding sequence ATGTTCACCGATACCCAGCTCGCCTCGATCATGCAGTGTTCGCCGCAACGCGCTCAGCGCTGGCACGGCCCACTGCTCGCCGCCGCCAACCGCTTTGGCATCACCACCAAGCGCCGCGCTGCGCACTGGCTCGGTCAGGTCGGCCACGAAAGCCTGAGCCTGTCGCGCATGGAAGAAGGGCTGACCTACACCACCAGCGCTCGGCTGTTGGAAGTGTTCGGCACGCGCATCACACCGGCCCAGGCGCCCAAGTTCCTGCGCAATCCGGTCGGCCTGGCCAACTTCGTCTACGCCGACCGCCTGGGCAACGGCAACACCGCCAGCGGCGACGGTCACCGCTACCGGGGCCGTGGCCCGATGCAGCACACGTTCCGTGGCAACTACCGCCGCATCGGTGAGCTGATTGGCCTGCCGGTGGAAGAACAGCCGGATCTGCTGCTGCAGGTTGAGCCAAGCGCACTGGGAGCGGCGGCGTACTGGCACGACAACGGCCTCAACGTGCTGGCCGATACGGGCGACGTGCTTGGCCTGGGCCGCAAGATCAACTTGGGCAACGTGCGTGCCAAGCGCTTGCCCGAAGGCCACAGCGATCGCGTCACGCGCACGCAGCGCGCCCTGCAGATCCTGGGCGTGAGCTGA
- a CDS encoding phage tail protein has protein sequence MIKPASLRAHLVAALPDLARDADRLLVFIDAGSLVSTFQPGLSFEYQYTLNLILTDYAGHPDSVMLPLLEWVQVNQSELLSNPARRGDIAFEADILANDAVDLSIKLPLTERVVVTAKDGVGYDITHAPEPVIDTTWMS, from the coding sequence ATGATCAAGCCCGCCAGCCTGCGCGCGCATCTGGTCGCGGCCTTGCCGGATCTGGCACGCGATGCCGACCGGCTGCTGGTGTTTATCGACGCCGGTAGCCTGGTCAGCACTTTCCAGCCGGGACTGTCGTTCGAGTACCAGTACACGCTCAATCTGATCTTGACCGACTACGCCGGCCACCCGGACAGCGTGATGCTGCCGCTGCTGGAATGGGTGCAGGTCAATCAGTCCGAGCTGCTGTCCAATCCCGCGCGCCGTGGCGACATCGCCTTCGAGGCTGACATCCTCGCCAACGATGCCGTGGATCTGTCGATCAAGTTGCCGCTGACCGAGCGCGTTGTCGTGACTGCGAAGGATGGCGTCGGCTACGACATCACGCATGCGCCCGAGCCAGTGATCGATACGACATGGATGAGCTGA
- a CDS encoding phage virion morphogenesis protein, protein MDELTALENWAAPLLARLQPGERRTLARKIGTELRRSQSQRIGKQQAPDGTPYAPRKQQLRQKSGRVKRAKMFAKLRQAKFFKVSATPNAVSVGFVGRVSRIARVHQEGLTERIRAGGPKARYAKRGLIGISKHDSKEIGNLIISALGDYRL, encoded by the coding sequence ATGGATGAGCTGACCGCACTGGAGAACTGGGCCGCACCGCTGCTTGCGCGCCTGCAGCCCGGTGAACGCCGCACGCTGGCACGCAAGATCGGAACGGAACTGCGGCGCTCGCAGAGCCAACGTATCGGCAAGCAGCAAGCGCCTGATGGCACGCCATACGCACCGCGCAAGCAGCAGCTGCGACAGAAATCCGGGCGCGTCAAACGCGCGAAGATGTTTGCCAAGCTGCGGCAAGCCAAGTTCTTCAAGGTCAGCGCAACTCCCAACGCTGTGAGCGTAGGATTCGTGGGGCGCGTGTCCCGCATTGCCCGTGTGCATCAAGAGGGGCTAACGGAACGTATCCGGGCGGGCGGACCCAAAGCGCGCTATGCCAAACGTGGATTGATTGGAATAAGCAAGCACGACAGTAAAGAAATTGGAAATCTAATAATTTCAGCTCTTGGTGATTATCGTCTATGA
- a CDS encoding baseplate assembly protein, which translates to MASFTAVDLSKLQAPDLIEALDFETIFAEALAQFRRLMPEFSALTEAEPVYKLVQLFAARELLIRQRANDKAQQTMLAFATGTNLDHLGALFGVARLVLAPGQPETGIAPTHESDVDFRRRIQLAPEGFSVAGPEGAYIYHALSAAADVMDASATSPAPGQVLVTVQSRTGDGTAPQELLDEVAAVLTDADVRPLTDEVAVQSAQIVPYAIRGRVYTYAGPDSAVVMREALRSLQAYLAEAHRIGRDVPESAIKAKLFADGVQRVELDSPAADIRISRTQAAYCTAIDIVHAGIDE; encoded by the coding sequence ATGGCTTCTTTTACGGCAGTTGACCTATCTAAGCTCCAAGCGCCAGATTTGATCGAGGCTCTGGACTTCGAAACGATATTCGCCGAAGCGCTGGCTCAATTCCGCCGACTGATGCCGGAGTTCTCTGCACTCACCGAAGCGGAACCGGTCTACAAGCTCGTGCAACTGTTCGCGGCCCGCGAGCTGCTGATTCGCCAGCGCGCCAACGACAAGGCGCAGCAGACGATGCTGGCCTTCGCCACTGGCACCAACCTTGATCACCTCGGCGCGCTGTTCGGTGTGGCGCGCCTGGTGCTCGCTCCGGGGCAACCTGAGACCGGCATTGCACCGACCCATGAGTCGGACGTGGACTTCCGCCGCCGCATCCAGCTGGCGCCCGAGGGCTTCAGCGTTGCCGGCCCCGAGGGCGCGTACATCTATCACGCGCTCAGCGCGGCGGCCGACGTCATGGATGCCAGCGCTACCAGCCCCGCGCCTGGGCAAGTGCTGGTCACCGTGCAATCGCGCACCGGCGACGGCACCGCACCGCAGGAACTGCTCGACGAAGTGGCCGCTGTCCTCACCGATGCCGACGTGCGCCCGTTGACCGACGAGGTAGCTGTCCAGAGCGCACAGATCGTCCCATACGCCATTCGTGGGCGCGTCTACACCTACGCCGGGCCCGACTCGGCGGTGGTCATGCGCGAGGCGCTGCGCAGCCTGCAGGCCTATCTTGCCGAGGCGCACCGCATCGGCCGCGACGTCCCCGAGTCGGCCATCAAGGCCAAGCTGTTCGCTGATGGCGTGCAGCGTGTTGAGTTGGACTCGCCTGCAGCCGACATCCGCATTAGCCGCACGCAGGCTGCGTACTGCACTGCGATCGACATCGTGCACGCCGGCATCGATGAGTAA